One region of Wyeomyia smithii strain HCP4-BCI-WySm-NY-G18 chromosome 3, ASM2978416v1, whole genome shotgun sequence genomic DNA includes:
- the LOC129732735 gene encoding uncharacterized protein LOC129732735 isoform X3 — translation MDGLPCEILEHVYCFLNFCDYLRATEVCCLWKNIFASKISRNGNLIISYHMLKARNKSLYTIFELFSKNSRIYQNIVFEGIDFLSFDRKTEIQFKVFLANVGWNSKFLILQDCILTTFELCQICKLMKELEFLEISSCRIHYNVMLVPDLKLNFTTLKLINIRNLKTENEEIIDLLTEGNSAVIELIINDSYIDDRTKIMLSMKRLKRLSCTFYQSVSVQNILSRPEVVLHSLQLQRKPSDLLHPDIISNIIQNQCNLREFCINTPLTAELLTEISRNLVYLEKLSITIHDSISPVCSTTTWPNLRVLQMSCRTMHFIDVILNSMIFEKLTELQLYTERFSKNTMKIIYAKCSGLKTLTLSALSMMRCQETLGTIGCKLLNIETIDIHCSSQTDFAAFLKSAETLRHLRSLHLFYCEKITDHTIASICMPYLSSFKLSHNRQED, via the exons ATGGATGGCCTACCTTGTGAA ATTCTAGAACatgtttattgttttttgaATTTCTGTGACTATCTTCGTGCAACGGAGGTATGCTGTTTATGGAAGAACATATTCGCttcaaaaatatcaagaaaTGGCAATCTAATTATCTCGTATCACATGTTGAAAGCGCGAAACAAGAGTctttatacaatatttgaactattttcgaaaaatagCAGAATTTATCAAAACATTGTGTTTGAAGGCATAGACTTTCTAAGCTTTGATCGAAAAACAGAAATACAATTCAAAGTATTTTTAGCCAATGTAGGATGGAATTCGAAGTTCCTAATTTTACAGGACTGTATTTTGACAACATTCGAATTATGCCAAATATGTAAATTAATGAAAGAACTAGAGTTTCTCGAAATTTCTAGTTGTAGAATTCATTATAATGTGATGTTAGTGCCTGATTTGAAACTAAACTTTACCACTTTAAAACTAATTAACATTCGAAAccttaaaacagaaaatgaagaAATAATAGATCTACTCACTGAAGGTAATTCGGCTGTTATTGAACTAATTATCAACGACAGTTACATAGACGATAGGACAAAAATAATGCTGAGTATGAAGCGCTTGAAACGTCTGTCCTGCACATTTTATCAAAGCGTGTCAGTCCAGAATATATTAAGCAGGCCTGAAGTGGTTCTTCATTCTTTACAATTACAACGGAAGCCATCCGACCTGCTCCATCCAGATATTATTTCTAATAtaatacaaaatcaatgcaaccTGCGAGAGTTTTGCATCAATACACCTCTCACAGCAGAACTGCTCACCGAAATTTCAAGAAATTTAGTTTACTTAGAAAAGTTGTCAATCACGATCCATGATTCAATTTCTCCTGTATGTTCaacaacaacttggccgaaccTGCGG GTACTCCAAATGTCCTGCCGTACAATGCATTTTATTGATGTGATATTAAACTCTATGATATTTGAGAAGCTAACAGAACTTCAATTATACACAGAACGATTTTCTAAAAATACAATGAAAATTATATATGCAAAATGTTCTGGTTTGAAAACCCTCACCTTGTCAGCATTATCTATGATGCGTTGCCAAGAAACTCTCGGAACGATTGGATGCAAACTACTGAACATAGAAACAATCGATATACACTGCAGCTCACAGACAGACTTTGCCGCTTTTTTAAAATCAGCCGAAACTTTGAGACATTTGAGAAGCTTGCATTTATTTTACTGTGAAAAAATTACAGATCATACAATCGCTTCAATTTGTATGCCTTATTTGTCTTCATTCAAACTCAGTCACAATCGACAG
- the LOC129728827 gene encoding uncharacterized protein LOC129728827 translates to MEAKQQQAALSLGAEQQQQPTSSLEAEQRQRIELRSAIDRFMRRAEKHDSVEPKEAGKYVRPLPTSVYDNGAAGSGSDKHLRVTERKSTEKLIDELSEVKAELERTRFENEELSRIVAEIRQNGNEFYDARSSTMCNEHSTANETLLATMSNMSLSSLNIPECVPVTSR, encoded by the exons ATGGAAGCCAAACAGCAGCAAGCGGCGTTGAGCCTGGGAGCCGAACAGCAGCAACAACCGACGTCGAGCTTGGAAGCCGAACAGCGTCAGCGCATCGAATTGCGCAGCGCAATTGACCGATTCATGCGGCGGGCGGAGAAACACGATTCAGTCGAACCGAAGGAAGCCGGCAAATACGTGAGGCCGTTACCGACCTCGGTTTACGACAATGGCGCAGCTGGTAGCGGCTCTGACAAGCATTTAAG AGTAACCGAACGAAAATCTACTGAAAAGTTGATAGACGAGCTGTCAGAAGTGAAAGCCGAGTTAGAGAGAACTCGTTTCGAAAACGAAGAACTAAGTCGCATTGTGGCTGAAATAAGACAGAATGGAAACGAATTCTATGACGCTAGATCCAGCACCATGTGTAATGAACACAGTACCGCGAATGAGACTTTACTCGCTACAATGAGTAATATGTCGCTGAGCAGTCTCAATATTCCTGAATGTGTTCCAGTTACTTCCAGGTGA